A genomic segment from Vicia villosa cultivar HV-30 ecotype Madison, WI unplaced genomic scaffold, Vvil1.0 ctg.000106F_1_1, whole genome shotgun sequence encodes:
- the LOC131624112 gene encoding uncharacterized protein LOC131624112 — protein MLFIVYHVIFLAKDQVDVQVQMSLFLVLRFVDKEGFIQERFFGLARVNDTTSLTLKQKVYDILSLHNLDVSNIRGQRYDGASNIRGEWNGLQALFMKDCPFEYYVHCFAHRLQLALVTASREVKPIHQFFDKLTLIVNVVFSSTKRHDELQASQLDEIEHLLEIGEIVTGKGENQIGTLRRAGDTRWGSHLSSISSLIAMYEATCTVSKKFAKEGLSYASHGDADSAYNYLKSFDFIFILHLMKEIIGVTNMLCQALQQQSQDVVNVMNLVCAIKTLIQELKEDGWDKLFSYVKSFCEKHDIEIPELDDVHSTTRFGRSRLEENKVTIEHYFRVEIFFTTIDKQLQELNSRFSEQAIGL, from the coding sequence ATGCTGTTTATTGTTTACCATGTTATCTTTTTAGCAAAAGACCAAGTGGACGTCCAGGTTCAGATGTCTTTATTTCTTGTTTTGAGATTTGTTGATAAAgaaggttttatacaagagagATTTTTTGGCCTTGCACGTGTTAATGACACAACATCTTTAACTCTTAAGCAAAAGGTATATGACATACTTTCTCTACACAACCTTGATGTCTCTAACATTCGTGGTCAAAGGTATGATGGTGCTAGCAATATAAGAGGAGAATGGAATGGTTTACAAGCACTATTTATGAAGGATTGTCCTTTTGAATATTATGTTCATTGTTTTGCTCATCGATTGCAACTTGCTTTAGTTACTGCATCAAGGGAAGTTAAACCAATTCATCAATTCTTTGATAAACTAACTCTTATTGTGAATGTTGTTTTTTCTTCTACAAAGCGACATGATGAGTTACAAGCTTCCCAATTAGATGAAATTGAACATTTGTTAGAGATTGGTGAAATTGTAACAGGTAAAGGTGAAAATCAAATTGGTACTTTGAGACGGGCTGGAGATACTCGTTGGGGATCACACTTATCTTCTATTAGTAGCTTGATAGCAATGTATGAAGCAACATGTACTGTTTCAAAAAAATTTGCAAAGGAAGGATTAAGCTATGCTTCACATGGAGATGCTGATAGTGCTTACAATTACTtgaaatcatttgattttatattcATATTGCATCTGATGAAAGAAATTATAGGTGTCACAAATATGCTTTGCCAAGCCTTACAACAACAATCTCAGGATGTAGTTAATGTTATGAATTTGGTTTGTGCAATAAAAACTCTTATTCAAGAATTGAAAGAAGATGGTTGGGATAAATTGTTTAGTTATGTGAAGTCTTTTTGTGAAAAACATGATATTGAGATTCCTGAGCTTGATGATGTTCACTCAACAACAAGATTTGGGCGCTCTCGTCTTGAAGAGAACAAGGTAACCATTGAGCATTACTTTAGAGTTGAAATATTTTTCACTACGATTGATAAACAATTACAAGAGTTGAATAGTAGATTTAGTGAGCAAGCGATTGGTTTGTGA